A single region of the Cherax quadricarinatus isolate ZL_2023a unplaced genomic scaffold, ASM3850222v1 Contig464, whole genome shotgun sequence genome encodes:
- the LOC128693409 gene encoding serine proteinase stubble-like, translating to MTQHGLGGALWTLVFVGVWWVVGAHLPPHLQPLSPRGRAIDTQSYYSFNKLTHKACRVGGVEGVCMFVWECIKTDGHHEGMCMDGFMFGSCCTHDHKVSSQDHTNDLGQQIVPGIMVKNSSVTTTTTTTTKATTTMDPSSSFTPRPIIQRPNPRPPPTTTHTPAEEPPTPPMGSVWAHLPSHHPHTPPIDTPTTLTPAAPPTPPTRPTRPPKPSKPTRPSVTPWWMKQPTTSLEAAVHKTNHPSPPLLTTTPIPPPTTTTTTTTTPPPTTTTTTTTTTTTTPPPTTTTTTTTTTTTTTEATTAGGPVVSNAHTKHQCGVPTMPPQPEGRIVNGTNARFGEWPWQVSVRRTSFFGFSSTHRCGGALLNEQWVATAGHCVDDLLTSQIRIRVGEYDFSSTMEPYPYVERAVKRKAVHPKYNFFTYEYDLALVQMVDPLEFLPHISPICLPGNNDLLIGERGTVTGWGRLSEHGRLPSILQKGSVPIVSNSKCKDMFLKGGRREHIPEIFLCAGYEKGGIDSCQVSVYGSLVLCQVSVYGSLVLCQRGLENSRGLQTTKFGQDAVCFSDFKLLAKLSDAKSIEETP from the exons gTGGAGCACTGTGGACgctggtgtttgtgggtgtttggtgggtggtgggggcacACCTCCCCCCCCACCTGCAACCCCTCTCACCCAGGGGCCGGGCAATTGATACCCAGTCATACT ATTCGTTCAACAAACTGACGCACAAGGCGTGTCGTGTGGGTGGCGTGGAGGGCGTGTGTATGTTCGTATGGGAGTGCATCAAGACAGACGGCCATCACGAAGGGATGTGCATGGATGGCTTCATGTTCGGGTCGTGTTGTACCCACGACCACAAGGTCAGCAGCCAAGACCACACGAACGACCTGGGGCAGCAGATAGTGCCTGGCATCATGGTGAAGAACTCTAGTGtcactaccacgacaaccacgACTACTAAAGCAACCACGACCATGGACCCATCCTCGTCTTTCACGCCTAGGCCTATCATACAGAGGCCTAACCCACGGCCGCCGCCCACGACCACCCACACCCCCGCAGAGGAACCACCCACCCCGCCCATGGGCTCAGTGTGGGCGCATCTGCcttcccaccacccacacacgccGCCCATTGATactcccaccaccctcacacccgcTGCCCCCCCCACGCCGCCCACGAGGCCTACACGCCCTCCCAAACCCTCGAA ACCAACTAGGCCTAGTGTGACACCATGGTGGATGAAGCAACCAACAACCAGCCTGGAGGCTGCTGTCCACAAGAccaaccacccctcaccaccactcctaaCCACCaccccaataccaccaccaaccaccaccaccactaccaccactacaccaccacctaccaccaccactactacaaccaccaccaccaccactacaccaccacccaccacaaccaccacaaccacaactaccaccactaccaccacagaagCGACTACAGCTGGAGGTCCTGTAGTGAGCAACGCTCACACGAAACACC AGTGCGGGGTGCCAACAATGCCACCACAGCCGGAAGGAAGGATCGTGAACGGCACTAATGCCAGGTTCGGGGAGTGGCCCTGGCAGGTGTCTGTAAGAAGGACGAGTTTCTTTGGCTTTTCGTCGACACACAGGTGTGGCGGCGCCTTACTCAACGAGCAGTGGGTGGCCACTGCTGGCCACTGTGTTGACGA CCTGCTGACGTCACAAATCCGGATCCGAGTGGGTGAGTACGACTTCTCGTCCACGATGGAGCCGTATCCGTACGTGGAGCGGGCCGTGAAGCGCAAGGCTGTGCATCCCAAGTACAACTTCTTCACCTACGAGTACGACCTGGCGCTGGTGCAGATGGTGGATCCCCTAGAGTTCCTGCCCCACATCTCCCCAATCTGTCTCCCCGGCAACAACGACCTCCTCATAGGGGAGAGAGGCACGGTAACAGGCTGGGGAAGGCTCTCAGAGCACGGCAGGCTGCCCTCAATCCTGCAGAAG GGATCTGTTCCCATCGTTAGCAACAGCAAGTGTAAAGACATGTTCCTGAAGGGAGGGAGACGAGAGCACATCCCTGAGATCTTCCTGTGTGCTGGATATGAGAAGGGAGGCATTGACTCCTGTCAGGTGAGTGTATATGGTTCCCTGGTCCTCTGTCAGGTGAGTGTATATGGTTCCCTGGTCCTCTGTCAG